From Juglans regia cultivar Chandler chromosome 9, Walnut 2.0, whole genome shotgun sequence:
AGCTCTAACTCTGAATCGAAAGCGAGAAAAACCCAACGAGCAATTCTTCAGCCATGAGAGCTGTTCTTCTGAGAACAGGTTCGTACGCCGTCCAGTCTCCCCCCGTCTTCCCCGGTTCGGCCCAACTCTCTCTCTACCGTCACGACTCCGCCCCCAGCCTATTCTCCTGCGAGAGGAGCTCCGTTAACTCCCTGAGGACTTCTCTGCATCTTGATTTCAATCGCCGGGGAGACGCCCCGGCCACGGCGAGCGGCATTCGTAGGGCGTTTTTGGAAAGAGATGTTATTCGGTCCGAAGTCCGATTCTCCAGACTGACCGAGGCCGGATCTCGATCTTTTCCGGCGAGAATACCCGAGGAGGAGTTTCTCTCAGAAAGCGACGATGATGGAATCGGATCATTGTCAACCATCGACGGGATATGGCCGGAAATCTGGATTCCGGTTGAGGAACCGAGTTTCCCCGGCGACGGGTTCGGTAGAGGAGGGAAGAACCGAGGCGGAGGCGATGGCGGCAACGGAATCGGAAACGGCGAGGACCGGAGCAAGATCGGAGCGTACTACTTGGAAATGCTAAAGTCAAACCCAGGAGATTCACTCTTGCTCAGAAACTACGGAAAATTTTTGCACGAGGTACTTGAAACAtcttatatactagacttactatttataaaaaattgaaatcagaaTCTGAAAATTCGTGGTTGTTTGGACTGTGATCGATGGAACTGAAAAGGTGGAGAAGGATACGGTGAGAGCGGAGGAGTACTATGGGAGAGGAATATTAGCGAGTCCCGGAGACGGAGAATTATTGTCGCTGTACGGGAAGCTGATATGGGATACACAGAGAGACGGAGATAGAGCCAAGTCTTACTTCGATCAGGCCGTTCATGCCTCCCCTGATAactggtaatttttttttgttttggataatctgagaaaataaataaacaaattataaatataatgttttGATTCGATtgtgtaataaataaatatttggtgCAGCTCGGTGTTAGGGTCGTATGCACACTTCATGTGGGAAGCGGAAGACGAGGAGGAAGAAAGCATGGGGGCGTCGCCGGCTCTGGCTCCGGCTCTTTAGCTATTTTTTCCTATATCTTTTTTCAGCCCAAAATGTtgatattttcatctaatcagtaatctaattttgtaaaaacaaataggCGCagtatatgaattttataatagttaatagagtaatgatatatatataaactctaaGGCGGATTGGTTTTataacttatctcaattcatttcattttattaggtcaaaactcatatcaacttatctcatcttcatcattttaactaatttaaaattatctcaattgaTCTTTGAATCTAAACGAGGtctaaatttaaaagttgaataaaatattattaaaatattttttaaatataaacaatattatgcaaatattgtgaaaagtttaatcttaactttctcaaattatcatacaaatataataaataattcaatttttttaaatctaaaaatattttttctaaattttgacacaaaatataataaacaatttaactttttcaaattctaaaacaatattattaataaaaataatattctaataatattttattctactatttacaaaccatctgaATTCATCTTTGAATCTAAATCAttccttaattattacaattttttcaaatttttacataaataaaataaataattcaactttttaaaattttaaaaaaaaatattataataatatattataataatattttattcaacttttaaatttaggcctcgtttggattcaaagatgaattgagataattttagattagttgaatattatttttttatattattattgttttagaatttgaaaaaattaaattttttattatattttgtgcaaaaaattagaaaagttgtaataataaaatgagatgagttaagataaattaaGTTTTCAATACAAATCGAGacttaatttcaactcatcttatttgtgaaaataaacgaggtcTAAATGTACACTCTTgcaagatatttataaaaataaaaataaaaagtgaattacactaaaaaaaatttcactttttttttatgagacttaattttttataaaaagtttacCTACAACTTATAAGTTCtattataactataatttatggttaataataacaatatttccATGTTTGAATTGATTCCATgcataaagaaaattaaaaaaaaaaaaattatctatgcATTTTTAGTTCACGTCGTTCACTTTTGATATTGTGAAAGCAGAAGTGAACGGCGAGTCGCCAATGCACAAGTCAAATTTGCTATTTTAATCGTCAAGGTCGGGGTTTCTAAaaccaaatattttaatcatatcatCTACTTTATTTGCAATAATGTAATGACCGAAGAGAATCACATCTATtcatatgtaaatttaaataagagattaaacaatatattataaaataaatagaattttaaaaccaaaataaaaataaattcacactAAAATAGTCAActttaaattagaaaattaaaagttccaaataaattgaatattttaattccAAACAAAATGAAGAGAATCTCAGTCCTACCCAGTGTTGGGGTTTTATTTTTAGCAAATCTGGTGTCCAAAAAGAAAGCTCTTAGCTAACTGAGCAATTgtatatataatcgtaaagtacataaatattgcgtaatcgctttaaaaaagaatgtaatttattattaaaaaattaatttattttatatagattctatattttatttacttttttcaaaatgattaagtGGTAATTgtacaattcacaattataaatatattttgtctaACTAAAAATAACCTTGACTCTATTTCACTGTTTTTTTCCAAGTATTCATGAAATCTAGGTAATTGAATCTATTCATGATGGACTGTTGCCAAACCTAATCTTAGACATTTcacctcttctttcttttcttttttctttttttttttttttctaagaaaacaaatcaataaTTTTCACTCAGAATCAATGGAGTATATGCTCTTGTTTTATGTGTTTAACTGAAGCATATATAACCTCTTTTGAAAAGGTCTCTTAAAGCCATGGCGAAGCAACCTCGGACAGAGACATCCCTCTGCACAAGTGACAGTGCATTAACATATTGGATGATCTGGAAAGCTCGTAATGATGCTTCTTACTTTCAAAAATACTCATGGCCCATGGGAGTCTCCATGTGACTTTTTCTCAAGTTGAGTTCTCACGGTTCTTATCAGGAAAAAAGACCACAGAGCAGCCATTGCAGCAGTCTCAACACAAATGCCATCACCCACAAAAGAAAGATGCGAAAAAAAGAACACAACAAACAGCAAAGATTAACAGAAAACTATGATAAATCTACAATGCCAGATACTGTCTTTACATACTGTTCCCCTAACAACAATATATACATAACGATAGAAATGTAGATTAATGCTTAATTTGAAAATCAATCTAAACATTTTAACCCCGAACCTCCGACCACCACGCATGACAGAAAGCAGAAATCTTGTTTTTGCCCCGAGACTTCCCCCACATAATCATCTCCAGTGGCTACAGCATTTGTTAGTGTAGTCCACAGGCAGATATACGGCCATATATTGCTTTTATTTGACGCTAATCTGTACAGAAATTAAGTAGATAACAGCCTGAAGTGGCTGCAAGGAGAACAAGCGCCTAAACTAAGCAAGTCTGGCCGCCAGTGGACAGTTAAGATTTACTCTTGCTCACCAGCGTGGGGGTAATAGAGACAACTCCGATGAAGAACAGCGTGGCAATTGATTGGAAGTCATAAAGATCCCCGATGGATTGCAACTCTCCCAAAGTTAGTCCAGCCTACGCATATAGCAAAAGAGTCAGTAAGCACCCATAAACTGCAAACTCCTACCAAAAAGTGATTTTAGAGCTAATAATTCAAGAACTCATCAAACTATAAAATTCTTCTTGAACTAATACTACCTCAATACCTGAACATCTCAACAGATGGCTTGGGCTTCAAGACTTCTTACACTGAAGTCAATTGGGTTCCCCCCAA
This genomic window contains:
- the LOC108982013 gene encoding uncharacterized protein LOC108982013, with the protein product MRAVLLRTGSYAVQSPPVFPGSAQLSLYRHDSAPSLFSCERSSVNSLRTSLHLDFNRRGDAPATASGIRRAFLERDVIRSEVRFSRLTEAGSRSFPARIPEEEFLSESDDDGIGSLSTIDGIWPEIWIPVEEPSFPGDGFGRGGKNRGGGDGGNGIGNGEDRSKIGAYYLEMLKSNPGDSLLLRNYGKFLHEVEKDTVRAEEYYGRGILASPGDGELLSLYGKLIWDTQRDGDRAKSYFDQAVHASPDNCSVLGSYAHFMWEAEDEEEESMGASPALAPAL